Proteins from one Hydrogenophaga sp. SL48 genomic window:
- a CDS encoding branched-chain amino acid ABC transporter substrate-binding protein — protein MKFALQSVAIAALSLTMMGAHAQKGETVKIALIDPQTGLMGPLGMNQMRSWQFFAEKFSASNPAGAKFEMVAFDNKLSPAESLNAFKAALDQGVRYIAQGNGSSVAGALIDAVNKHNERNPGKEVIFLNYAAVDPDFTNSKCSYWHFRFDADTSMKMEAMTTFMKDQKDVKNVYLLNQNYSHGQQVAKFAKENLTRKRPDVKVVGEDLHPLAQVRDFAPYIAKIKASGADTVITGNWGSDLALLIKAANEGGYTGKFYTYYTGVTGTPTALGTGGEGRVFQVAYSHYNMGGQMGQWMADFKTKYKDDMFTGAIPSAFNVLSAAMAKAKSTDPVKVASAMEGLKVNNYNGEVEMRKNDHQLQQPLYLTVWQKADKKHPYSPENTGMTLAPVKEFPSYVSSTPTSCDMKRPG, from the coding sequence GTGAAATTCGCCCTTCAATCTGTCGCCATTGCCGCCCTGTCTCTGACCATGATGGGCGCACATGCCCAGAAGGGCGAAACCGTCAAGATCGCGCTGATCGACCCGCAGACCGGCCTGATGGGGCCGCTGGGCATGAACCAGATGCGCAGCTGGCAGTTTTTTGCCGAGAAGTTCAGCGCCAGCAACCCGGCCGGCGCGAAGTTCGAGATGGTGGCGTTTGACAACAAGCTCAGCCCGGCCGAGAGCCTGAACGCGTTCAAGGCCGCGCTGGATCAGGGCGTGCGTTACATCGCCCAGGGCAACGGCTCCTCGGTGGCCGGTGCGCTGATCGACGCGGTGAACAAGCACAACGAACGCAACCCCGGCAAGGAAGTGATCTTCCTCAACTACGCCGCAGTGGACCCCGATTTCACCAACAGCAAGTGCAGTTACTGGCACTTCCGTTTTGACGCCGACACCTCCATGAAGATGGAGGCGATGACGACCTTCATGAAGGACCAGAAGGACGTCAAGAACGTGTACCTGCTCAACCAGAACTACTCGCACGGACAGCAGGTGGCGAAGTTCGCCAAGGAAAACCTGACCCGCAAGCGCCCGGACGTGAAGGTGGTCGGCGAAGACCTGCACCCGCTGGCCCAGGTGCGCGACTTCGCGCCCTACATCGCCAAGATCAAGGCCTCGGGCGCCGACACCGTGATCACCGGCAACTGGGGCTCCGACCTCGCGCTGCTGATCAAGGCCGCCAACGAAGGCGGCTACACCGGCAAGTTCTACACCTACTACACCGGCGTGACCGGCACCCCGACCGCACTGGGCACGGGTGGCGAAGGCAGGGTGTTCCAGGTGGCCTACTCGCACTACAACATGGGTGGCCAGATGGGCCAGTGGATGGCCGACTTCAAGACCAAGTACAAGGACGACATGTTCACCGGCGCCATTCCCTCGGCGTTCAACGTGCTGAGCGCCGCCATGGCCAAGGCCAAGTCGACCGACCCGGTGAAGGTGGCGTCCGCCATGGAGGGGCTGAAGGTCAACAACTACAACGGCGAAGTGGAGATGCGCAAGAACGATCACCAGCTGCAGCAGCCGCTGTACCTGACCGTCTGGCAGAAGGCCGACAAGAAGCACCCCTACAGCCCGGAAAACACCGGCATGACCCTGGCACCGGTGAAGGAGTTCCCGTCCTACGTGTCCAGCACGCCCACGAGCTGCGACATGAAACGGCCAGGGTAA
- a CDS encoding ABC transporter substrate-binding protein has protein sequence MSVSLARWTRRLLGLFCLALAPLSVGAQQGQAVRIAFIDPLSGPAADIGHNSLKSWQFVAQRLNDSEDRTGVRFVIAGFDNKGSPRESLNVLKAAIDQGFRYVVQGNGSGVTAALSDAITRHNQRLPHKSVLLLNYAAMDPALTSEKCSFWHFRIEPDTAMKMRALMLFLEQQPEIRKVYLLNQNYAHGQQFSRFFREAVAASRLPIEVVGDEFHAPFLVRDFKPQVDRIRASGAQALVTGNWGSDMVNLVRSLQAQKSTLPLLAYYPALKGVPTELAAGTVGFPVYQVAQTHSNTGGELGRVAAAFRVRHGEDFVVSSSHDGLVMLRDAMVRARSIEPLAVARALSGWGFEGANGPVTLRAEDHQLQAGLFVSRWQKTDARFPIAAEATGHTFAPVMAINAAQIARPSACQMERP, from the coding sequence GTGAGCGTTTCGTTGGCGCGTTGGACGCGGCGGCTGCTCGGCCTGTTCTGTCTGGCGCTGGCGCCGCTGTCCGTTGGTGCCCAGCAGGGTCAGGCGGTGCGCATCGCCTTCATCGATCCGCTGTCCGGGCCGGCCGCGGACATCGGCCACAACAGCCTCAAGAGCTGGCAGTTCGTGGCCCAACGCCTGAACGACAGTGAAGACCGAACCGGTGTGCGGTTCGTGATCGCCGGTTTCGACAACAAGGGCTCGCCACGCGAAAGCCTGAACGTGCTGAAGGCGGCCATCGATCAGGGCTTCCGTTATGTCGTTCAGGGCAACGGATCGGGGGTGACGGCCGCGCTGTCCGACGCGATCACGCGCCACAACCAGCGCCTGCCGCACAAGTCGGTGCTGCTGCTCAACTACGCCGCGATGGACCCCGCGCTGACCAGCGAAAAATGCAGCTTCTGGCACTTTCGCATCGAGCCGGACACGGCGATGAAGATGCGGGCACTCATGTTGTTTCTCGAGCAGCAGCCCGAGATCCGCAAGGTGTACCTGCTGAACCAGAACTACGCACATGGCCAGCAGTTCTCGCGCTTCTTCCGCGAGGCCGTCGCCGCGAGCCGCTTGCCCATCGAGGTGGTGGGTGACGAGTTTCACGCGCCGTTTCTCGTCCGGGACTTCAAGCCGCAGGTCGACCGCATCCGTGCGTCGGGCGCGCAGGCGCTGGTGACCGGGAACTGGGGGAGCGACATGGTCAACCTGGTGCGCTCCTTGCAGGCACAGAAGTCGACCCTGCCCCTGCTGGCCTACTACCCTGCGCTCAAAGGCGTGCCGACGGAACTGGCGGCGGGCACGGTCGGTTTCCCCGTGTACCAGGTGGCCCAGACCCACAGCAACACCGGCGGCGAGCTCGGGCGCGTGGCTGCGGCATTCCGTGTCCGTCATGGCGAAGACTTCGTGGTGTCGTCCAGCCACGATGGCCTTGTGATGCTGCGTGACGCGATGGTTCGCGCCCGTTCGATCGAGCCGCTGGCGGTGGCCAGGGCGCTCAGCGGATGGGGCTTCGAGGGGGCCAATGGCCCGGTCACCCTGCGTGCCGAGGACCACCAGCTGCAGGCCGGATTGTTCGTGTCGCGCTGGCAGAAAACCGATGCCCGGTTCCCGATCGCGGCCGAAGCCACGGGACACACCTTTGCCCCGGTGATGGCCATCAACGCCGCTCAGATCGCCCGGCCCAGTGCCTGCCAGATGGAGCGCCCCTGA
- a CDS encoding 3-(methylthio)propionyl-CoA ligase: protein MLGQMQSQPLLISSLITHAERHHGSTEIVSRRVEGDIHRSTWGQVSRRARQVANALDSLHLAFGDRVATLAWNGYRHLELYFGVSGTGRVLHTLNPRLHPEQLAWIVNHADDRAICFDMSFLPLVQAVAGKCPGVKHWIALCDADKLPADSGLPGLVSYEAWMGSQSEKYLWPDLDENSASSMCYTSGTTGNPKAALYSHRSTLLHAYGAALPDALGCSARDSILPVVPMFHVNAWGLPYSAAAVGCKLVFPGPAMDGKSVYELIESEKVSMAAGVPTVWQMLLGHMQQNNLRFSTMKRTVIGGSACPPAMINAFNDTYGVEVLHAWGMTEMSPLGTVCTLKNAQLVLPAEEQLKVRLKQGRAVYGVDMKIVDESGNELPWDGKAYGDLLVRGPWIIASYFKGEGGDPLRYDDAGKGWFPTGDVATIDADGFMQITDRSKDVIKSGGEWISSIDVENIAMAHPAVAMAACVGMKHPKWDERPIVVVMKKPGAEVTREELLAFYEGKIAKWQVPDDVVFVDAIPLGATGKMQKMTLRQQLKDYVLPGL, encoded by the coding sequence ATGCTGGGACAGATGCAAAGCCAACCGCTGCTGATCTCGTCGCTCATTACCCACGCCGAGCGCCACCACGGCAGCACCGAAATCGTTTCCCGTCGCGTCGAAGGCGACATCCACCGCAGCACCTGGGGGCAGGTTTCGCGGCGCGCGCGCCAGGTGGCCAATGCGCTCGACAGCCTGCACCTCGCCTTTGGCGACCGCGTGGCCACGCTGGCCTGGAACGGCTACCGCCACCTGGAACTGTATTTCGGCGTCAGCGGCACCGGCCGCGTGCTGCACACGCTCAACCCGCGCCTGCACCCCGAACAGCTGGCCTGGATCGTCAACCACGCCGACGACCGCGCGATCTGTTTCGACATGAGCTTCCTGCCGCTGGTGCAGGCGGTGGCGGGCAAATGCCCGGGGGTGAAACACTGGATCGCACTGTGCGACGCCGACAAGCTGCCGGCCGACAGCGGTCTGCCCGGGCTGGTGAGCTACGAGGCCTGGATGGGTTCGCAGTCCGAAAAATACCTCTGGCCCGACCTGGACGAAAACAGCGCATCGAGCATGTGCTACACGAGCGGCACCACGGGCAACCCCAAGGCCGCGTTGTATTCGCACCGCTCCACGCTGCTGCACGCCTACGGCGCGGCGCTGCCCGACGCGCTGGGCTGCTCGGCGCGCGACAGCATCCTGCCGGTGGTGCCGATGTTCCACGTCAACGCCTGGGGCCTGCCGTACTCGGCCGCGGCCGTGGGCTGCAAGCTGGTGTTCCCCGGCCCGGCGATGGACGGCAAATCGGTCTACGAACTGATCGAATCCGAAAAGGTCAGCATGGCTGCGGGCGTGCCCACGGTGTGGCAGATGCTGCTGGGCCACATGCAGCAGAACAACCTGCGTTTCTCCACCATGAAGCGCACGGTGATCGGCGGCTCGGCCTGCCCGCCGGCCATGATCAACGCCTTCAATGACACCTACGGCGTCGAGGTGCTGCACGCCTGGGGCATGACCGAGATGTCGCCGCTGGGCACGGTCTGCACGTTGAAGAACGCGCAGCTGGTGCTGCCCGCCGAAGAGCAGCTCAAGGTGCGCCTCAAGCAGGGCCGCGCGGTCTATGGCGTGGACATGAAGATCGTGGACGAATCCGGCAACGAACTGCCCTGGGACGGCAAGGCCTACGGCGACCTGCTGGTGCGCGGGCCGTGGATCATCGCGAGCTATTTCAAGGGCGAGGGCGGCGACCCGCTGCGCTACGACGACGCGGGCAAGGGCTGGTTCCCCACCGGCGACGTGGCCACCATCGACGCCGACGGTTTCATGCAGATCACCGACCGCAGCAAGGACGTGATCAAGTCCGGCGGTGAGTGGATCAGCTCCATCGACGTGGAGAACATCGCCATGGCCCACCCGGCCGTGGCCATGGCGGCCTGCGTCGGCATGAAGCACCCCAAGTGGGACGAGCGCCCGATCGTGGTGGTGATGAAGAAGCCCGGCGCCGAGGTGACGCGCGAGGAATTGCTGGCGTTCTACGAAGGCAAGATCGCCAAGTGGCAGGTGCCGGATGACGTGGTGTTCGTCGACGCGATCCCGCTCGGCGCCACCGGCAAGATGCAGAAGATGACGCTGCGCCAGCAGCTCAAGGACTACGTGCTGCCCGGGCTGTGA
- the msrB gene encoding peptide-methionine (R)-S-oxide reductase MsrB — protein MSTFPVQKTDAEWRALLAEKGAEPAAFEVTRKAHTERPFTGKYETVWADGSYHCVCCGNTLFDAGTKFDAGCGWPSFSQAVPGAITEITDRSHGMVRVETVCSQCGAHLGHVFEDGPTPTGLRYCMNSASLELQPK, from the coding sequence ATGAGCACGTTCCCTGTCCAGAAAACCGATGCCGAATGGCGCGCCCTGCTCGCCGAAAAAGGCGCCGAACCGGCGGCCTTCGAGGTCACGCGCAAGGCCCACACCGAGCGCCCCTTCACGGGCAAGTACGAAACCGTGTGGGCCGACGGCAGCTACCACTGCGTCTGCTGCGGCAACACGCTGTTCGACGCCGGCACCAAGTTCGACGCCGGCTGCGGCTGGCCCAGCTTCTCGCAGGCCGTCCCCGGCGCCATCACCGAAATCACCGACCGCAGCCACGGCATGGTGCGCGTGGAAACCGTGTGCAGCCAGTGCGGCGCGCACCTCGGCCATGTGTTCGAGGACGGGCCGACGCCCACCGGTCTGCGCTACTGCATGAACTCCGCCTCGCTTGAACTGCAGCCCAAATAA
- the cysK gene encoding cysteine synthase A, with translation MKAQNILQTIGQTPHIRINKLFAGATQQVWIKSERSNPGGSIKDRIALSMVEDAEASGALKPGGTIVEPTSGNTGIGLAMVAAVKGYKLVLVMPDSMSVERRRLMLAYGASFDLTPREKGMKGSIARAQEIVASTPGAWMPMQFDNPANTEVHAKTTAQEIMADFPEGIDALITGVGTGGHISGCARVLKAKWPQLKVYAVEPSASPVISGGNPSPHPIQGIGAGFIPGNLDTALLDGVIQVDAEPAREMARRCASEEGMLVGISSGATLAAIAQKLPELAANAVVLGFNYDTGERYLSVEGFLPA, from the coding sequence ATGAAAGCCCAGAACATCCTCCAGACCATTGGACAGACGCCCCACATCCGCATCAACAAGCTGTTTGCCGGCGCCACGCAGCAGGTGTGGATCAAGTCCGAGCGCAGCAACCCCGGTGGCTCGATCAAGGACCGCATCGCCCTGTCAATGGTCGAAGACGCGGAGGCCTCGGGCGCACTGAAGCCGGGCGGCACCATCGTCGAGCCCACCTCGGGCAACACCGGCATCGGCCTGGCCATGGTGGCCGCCGTCAAGGGCTACAAGCTGGTGCTGGTGATGCCCGACAGCATGTCGGTCGAACGCCGCCGCCTGATGCTGGCCTACGGCGCCAGCTTCGACCTGACGCCGCGCGAGAAAGGCATGAAGGGCTCGATCGCGCGCGCGCAGGAGATCGTGGCGAGCACACCCGGCGCCTGGATGCCCATGCAGTTCGACAACCCGGCCAACACCGAGGTGCACGCGAAAACCACGGCACAGGAGATCATGGCCGACTTCCCCGAGGGCATCGACGCCCTGATCACGGGCGTGGGCACGGGCGGCCACATCAGCGGCTGCGCCCGCGTGCTCAAGGCGAAATGGCCCCAGCTCAAGGTCTACGCGGTGGAACCCTCGGCCTCGCCGGTGATCTCCGGCGGCAACCCCTCGCCGCACCCGATCCAGGGCATTGGAGCGGGCTTCATCCCGGGCAACCTCGACACCGCGCTGCTGGACGGCGTGATCCAGGTGGACGCCGAGCCGGCCCGCGAGATGGCGCGGCGCTGCGCCAGCGAAGAAGGCATGCTGGTCGGCATTTCGTCGGGCGCCACGCTGGCGGCCATCGCGCAGAAGCTGCCCGAGCTGGCGGCCAACGCCGTGGTGCTCGGCTTCAACTACGACACCGGTGAGCGTTACCTGTCGGTCGAAGGCTTCCTGCCCGCCTGA
- a CDS encoding SlyX family protein: protein MTDRTDERLTQLEIKQSYTEDLLDTLNDMVVKQQDQIDLLLRELVQLRRQASDDGMPRQRSLRDELPPHY from the coding sequence ATGACCGACCGCACCGACGAGCGCCTCACGCAGCTTGAAATCAAGCAGAGCTACACCGAAGACCTGCTCGACACGCTCAACGACATGGTGGTGAAGCAGCAGGACCAGATCGACCTGCTGCTGCGCGAGCTGGTGCAGCTGCGCCGGCAGGCGAGCGACGACGGGATGCCGCGCCAGCGCTCGCTGCGCGACGAGCTGCCGCCACACTACTGA
- a CDS encoding ABC transporter ATP-binding protein gives MARLSLSNVTVQYPVYNSRSFSLRNHLVRVSTGGRIESEAGQVNVVTALKDVSFELKNGDAVALIGHNGAGKSTMLRTLAGVYTPISGTIEREGRVSTMLELGAGIDGELSGYENITRMGVLLGMSLKEIEAHTADIEEFCQLGEFLELPVRTYSSGMSTRLMFAVATTVKPDILLVDEIFGMGDAEFQVNAKKRMEALLQSVGIFVFATHNNKLVDRYCNRFFRLEHGTVREIERSEAVAA, from the coding sequence ATGGCACGCCTTTCCCTGTCGAACGTGACGGTGCAGTACCCGGTGTACAACAGCCGGAGCTTTTCATTGCGCAACCACCTGGTGCGGGTCAGCACGGGCGGTCGCATCGAGAGCGAAGCCGGGCAGGTCAACGTGGTGACCGCGCTCAAGGACGTGTCGTTCGAGCTGAAAAACGGCGACGCGGTGGCCCTGATCGGTCACAACGGCGCGGGCAAGAGCACCATGCTGCGCACCCTGGCCGGGGTCTACACCCCGATCTCGGGCACCATCGAGCGCGAGGGCCGGGTGTCGACCATGCTGGAACTGGGCGCGGGCATCGACGGTGAGTTGTCGGGCTACGAGAACATCACGCGCATGGGGGTGTTGCTCGGCATGAGCCTGAAAGAGATCGAGGCGCACACCGCCGACATCGAGGAGTTCTGCCAATTGGGCGAATTCCTGGAGCTGCCGGTGCGCACCTACTCGTCGGGCATGTCGACCCGGCTCATGTTCGCGGTGGCCACCACCGTGAAACCCGACATCCTGCTGGTGGACGAGATCTTCGGCATGGGCGATGCCGAGTTCCAGGTCAACGCAAAAAAGCGCATGGAAGCGCTGCTGCAGAGCGTGGGCATTTTTGTCTTCGCGACCCACAACAACAAGCTGGTCGACCGCTATTGCAACCGCTTCTTCCGGCTGGAACACGGCACCGTGCGCGAGATCGAGCGCAGCGAAGCGGTGGCCGCGTAG
- a CDS encoding ABC transporter permease: MSAGKGWRQWPAILDFTAGLKCWPIISFMALSDVRARYKRSVLGPLWLTLGTAVGSMGLGLLWSELMNVPAAQFVPTLTGGLILWQFIAGVLSESTTVYVRQASIIRNLSLPLSIYPPQLLMRHVVNLLHNLPIFLIVALVYRVPVSWATLLVVPALALLIANLFWISVLISVLGARFRDLEHIVGAVLPLLMFISPVFYRPNYLPFSERILWFNPLSHGIELVRSPLLGHAPPLFVIWVNLALLLGGSLLAFWLFNKKRDRIAFWI, from the coding sequence ATGAGTGCAGGCAAGGGTTGGCGGCAATGGCCCGCCATCCTCGATTTCACGGCCGGCCTGAAGTGCTGGCCCATCATCAGTTTCATGGCCCTGAGCGATGTGCGCGCACGCTACAAGCGCAGCGTGCTCGGGCCCTTGTGGCTCACGCTGGGCACGGCCGTCGGCTCCATGGGCCTGGGGCTGCTCTGGAGCGAGCTGATGAACGTGCCCGCCGCACAGTTCGTGCCGACGCTGACGGGCGGCCTGATCCTGTGGCAATTCATCGCCGGTGTGCTGAGCGAGTCCACCACGGTCTATGTGCGCCAGGCGTCCATCATCCGCAACCTGAGCCTGCCGCTGAGCATCTACCCGCCGCAGCTGTTGATGCGGCACGTGGTGAACCTGTTGCACAACCTCCCCATCTTCCTCATCGTCGCGCTGGTGTACCGCGTGCCCGTGAGCTGGGCCACCCTGCTGGTGGTGCCGGCCCTGGCGCTGCTGATTGCCAACCTGTTCTGGATCAGCGTGCTGATCAGCGTGCTGGGCGCGCGGTTCCGCGACCTGGAGCACATCGTTGGCGCGGTGCTGCCGCTGCTGATGTTCATCAGCCCGGTGTTCTACCGGCCCAACTACCTGCCGTTCAGCGAGCGCATCCTCTGGTTCAACCCGCTGTCCCACGGCATCGAGCTGGTGCGCTCGCCCTTGCTGGGGCATGCCCCGCCGCTCTTCGTCATCTGGGTCAACCTGGCCCTGTTGCTCGGCGGCTCGCTGCTGGCGTTCTGGCTGTTCAACAAAAAGCGCGATCGCATCGCGTTCTGGATCTGA
- a CDS encoding TMEM165/GDT1 family protein, translated as MESLLVSTGVVALAEIGDKTQLLAFILAARFKKPLPIIAGILLATIVNHGLAGALGAWITAQVSPEILRWVLGASFIGMAVWTLIPDKIEEEETKVAHKLGVFGATLITFFLAEMGDKTQIATIAMAAHYATPVLVVIGTTLGMLIADVPAVFVGDRLANKIPMKLVHGIAAAIFAVLGVATLLGAGASLGI; from the coding sequence ATGGAATCCCTGCTCGTCTCCACCGGTGTCGTTGCCCTGGCCGAAATCGGCGACAAGACCCAGTTGCTGGCCTTCATCCTGGCCGCCCGCTTCAAGAAACCCCTGCCCATCATCGCGGGCATCCTGCTCGCCACCATCGTGAACCACGGCCTGGCCGGTGCGCTGGGCGCCTGGATCACGGCGCAAGTCAGTCCCGAGATCTTGCGCTGGGTGCTCGGCGCCTCGTTCATCGGCATGGCGGTCTGGACCCTGATCCCCGACAAGATCGAGGAAGAAGAAACGAAGGTGGCGCACAAGCTGGGCGTGTTCGGCGCCACGCTGATCACTTTCTTCCTCGCCGAAATGGGCGACAAGACCCAGATCGCCACCATCGCGATGGCGGCGCACTACGCCACACCGGTGCTGGTGGTGATCGGGACCACGCTGGGCATGCTGATCGCCGACGTGCCCGCGGTGTTCGTGGGCGACCGTCTGGCCAACAAGATCCCGATGAAACTGGTGCACGGCATCGCGGCGGCGATCTTCGCGGTGCTGGGCGTGGCGACCTTGCTGGGCGCCGGCGCCAGTCTGGGCATCTGA
- a CDS encoding ATP-dependent DNA helicase — protein MPIAVAVRTLCHFTARSGDLDLRFTPSPSGVEGIAGHQSVTARRGAGYQRELPLSARFGGLTVQGRADGFDTAALRLEEIKTHRGDAGRIPANQQALHWAQAQVYGWMLCEQLSLPGIELALVYFNIDSAEETLLTRRCDAATLQAFFSDLCTRYMAWARSEQAQRRARDAALSGLSFPFAAFRTGQRDMAAGVYRAHTRGRHLLAQAPTGIGKTIASLFGTLRATPAQGTDKVFYLTAKTTGRQLALDALQRLGAPVALPLRVLERVARDKACEHTDKACHGDACPLARGFYDRLPAAREAAARAGWLDQAALRDIALAHGICPYYLGQEMQRWCDVMVGDYNHFFDIGAHWHALTQEHAWRVALLVDEAHNLIDRARQMHSAALDPATFQRLRHDAPPHLKKPMDALQRRWSALAREHAGEHELLDDVPGEWLAALQTTCAALTEHMALHPTEAPDSPLQRWTFDALHFLRVAETFAEHSLCDLTRSTAPQIGRGRPLPTVSIRNLVPGPLLADRWKAAHSATLFSATLTPMDHVADMLGLPENTARIDLPSPFAAEQLDVRVAPWISTRYHDRSASLDALVRVIAARYTERPGNYLAFFSSFDYLQQALDRLTTRHPGMPVWSQSRGMGEPERTAFIGRFVEGGQGIGFAVLGGAFGEGIDLPGERLVGAFIATLGMPQVNAVNEQMRARLQARSGHGYDDTYLFPGLMKVVQAAGRVIRSEQDRGSLWLLDDRFARADVRRLLPTWWRVKVAAPP, from the coding sequence CTGCCCATCGCCGTGGCGGTGCGCACGCTGTGCCATTTCACGGCACGCAGCGGCGACCTCGACCTGCGCTTCACGCCTTCGCCCAGCGGGGTCGAGGGCATTGCCGGGCACCAGAGCGTGACGGCGCGGCGCGGCGCGGGCTACCAGCGTGAGTTGCCCCTGAGCGCCCGCTTCGGGGGCCTGACCGTGCAGGGCAGGGCCGACGGGTTCGACACCGCCGCGCTGCGGCTCGAAGAGATCAAGACCCACCGGGGCGACGCGGGCCGCATTCCCGCCAACCAGCAGGCCCTGCACTGGGCGCAGGCGCAGGTCTACGGCTGGATGCTGTGCGAGCAGCTCTCGCTGCCTGGCATCGAGCTCGCGCTGGTGTACTTCAACATCGACAGCGCCGAAGAAACCCTGCTCACGCGCCGCTGCGATGCCGCCACACTGCAGGCCTTTTTCAGCGACCTCTGCACCCGCTACATGGCCTGGGCGCGCAGCGAGCAGGCGCAGCGCCGCGCGCGCGATGCGGCGCTCTCTGGGCTGAGCTTCCCCTTCGCCGCGTTCCGCACCGGGCAGCGCGACATGGCCGCCGGGGTCTACCGCGCCCACACCCGTGGCCGGCACCTGCTGGCACAGGCGCCCACGGGCATCGGCAAGACCATCGCCTCGCTGTTCGGCACCCTGCGCGCCACGCCCGCACAAGGCACGGACAAGGTGTTCTACCTGACGGCCAAGACCACCGGCCGCCAGCTGGCGCTGGACGCGCTGCAGCGGCTGGGTGCGCCCGTGGCGCTGCCGCTGCGGGTGCTGGAGCGCGTGGCCCGCGACAAGGCCTGCGAGCACACCGACAAGGCCTGCCACGGCGACGCCTGCCCGCTGGCGCGCGGCTTCTACGACCGCCTGCCGGCCGCCCGCGAAGCCGCCGCGCGCGCGGGCTGGCTCGACCAGGCGGCGCTGCGCGACATCGCGCTGGCCCACGGCATCTGCCCCTACTACCTCGGCCAGGAAATGCAGCGCTGGTGCGACGTGATGGTGGGCGACTACAACCACTTCTTCGACATCGGCGCCCACTGGCACGCGCTCACCCAGGAGCACGCCTGGCGCGTCGCGCTGCTGGTCGACGAGGCCCACAACCTGATCGACCGCGCGCGCCAGATGCACAGCGCCGCGCTCGACCCCGCCACCTTCCAGCGCCTGCGCCACGACGCACCGCCCCACCTGAAAAAGCCGATGGACGCGCTGCAGCGGCGGTGGAGCGCCCTGGCCCGCGAGCACGCGGGCGAGCACGAGCTGCTCGACGACGTGCCGGGGGAATGGCTCGCCGCGCTGCAGACCACCTGCGCCGCGCTCACCGAACACATGGCCCTGCACCCGACCGAGGCGCCCGACAGCCCGCTGCAGCGCTGGACCTTCGACGCGCTGCATTTTTTGCGCGTGGCCGAGACCTTTGCCGAGCATTCGCTGTGCGACCTCACCCGCAGCACCGCGCCACAGATCGGCCGAGGCCGCCCGCTGCCCACGGTCTCGATCCGCAACCTCGTGCCCGGGCCGCTGCTCGCCGACCGCTGGAAAGCCGCCCACAGTGCCACCCTGTTTTCCGCCACGCTCACGCCCATGGACCACGTGGCCGACATGCTGGGCCTGCCCGAGAACACCGCGCGGATCGACCTGCCTTCGCCCTTTGCGGCGGAGCAGCTTGACGTGCGTGTCGCGCCCTGGATCTCGACCCGCTACCACGACCGCAGCGCTTCGCTGGACGCGCTGGTGCGGGTGATCGCCGCCCGGTACACCGAGCGACCGGGCAACTACCTGGCCTTCTTCAGCAGCTTCGACTACCTGCAACAGGCGCTGGACCGGTTGACGACCCGCCATCCCGGCATGCCGGTGTGGTCGCAGTCGCGTGGCATGGGCGAACCCGAGCGCACCGCCTTCATCGGGCGCTTCGTCGAGGGCGGACAGGGCATCGGGTTCGCGGTGCTGGGCGGTGCGTTCGGCGAGGGCATCGACCTGCCCGGCGAGCGCCTGGTCGGTGCATTCATCGCGACCCTCGGCATGCCGCAGGTCAACGCGGTGAATGAGCAGATGCGCGCGCGGCTGCAGGCGCGCAGCGGACACGGCTACGACGACACCTACCTGTTTCCCGGGCTGATGAAGGTGGTGCAGGCCGCCGGGCGCGTGATCCGCAGCGAGCAGGACCGGGGCAGCCTGTGGCTGCTGGACGACCGCTTCGCGCGGGCCGACGTGCGGCGCCTGTTGCCGACCTGGTGGCGGGTGAAGGTGGCGGCACCTCCCTGA